In Aureibaculum algae, the following are encoded in one genomic region:
- a CDS encoding transketolase family protein produces the protein MNKQIDQQAADNIRALAVAMVEKANSGHPGGPMGGADFMHILYSEFFNYDPTDMTWPFRDRFFMDAGHLSTLMYAQYYLLGNYKKDDVANFRQWGSITPGHPEVDVKRGIENTSGPLGQGHTMGVGAAIATKFLEARFGDWMNYKTYGFISDGGVQEEISQGAGRIAGHLGLSNFIMFYDSNDIQLSSSTDEVTSEDTEMKYKAWGWNVLTIDGHNHDEIREALTNANNETERPTLIIGKTIMGKGCVAADGSMFEGYCELHGQPIGNTGADYAKTMVNLGANTESPFDIFADVEQFYKNLIERKTAEAAKKKSEIATWKSENEALAKKLDFFLSGELPELDFESIEQKAGLATRAASSNVLAYLAENVENMIVSSADLSNSDKTDGFLKKTHALQKGDFSGSFLQAGVAELTMACIANGIALHGGIIPVVATFFVFSDYMKPAIRLSCIQELPVKYVWTHDAFRVGEDGPTHQPVEQEAQLRLLEKLKNHSGNPSFLALRPADSAETSVSWKMALENKSTPSGLILSRQGIKDVEAIGSSRYTEALASEKGGYLVKKVENPDVVLIANGSEVATLVAAAEILESKNGLKVNIASIISEGLFRLQSKDYQNSVIPNDKPLFGLTAGLPVNLQGLVGANGSVFGLDHFGYSAPANVLDEKFGFTGEKVSNEVLEYLKTL, from the coding sequence ATGAACAAACAAATTGATCAACAAGCAGCTGATAATATACGTGCATTAGCAGTAGCAATGGTAGAAAAGGCAAATTCAGGACACCCAGGAGGTCCAATGGGAGGAGCAGACTTTATGCATATCTTATATTCAGAATTTTTTAATTATGATCCTACAGATATGACATGGCCGTTTAGAGATCGTTTTTTTATGGATGCTGGCCATTTATCAACATTAATGTATGCTCAGTATTATCTTTTAGGTAATTATAAGAAAGATGATGTTGCCAATTTTAGACAATGGGGTTCAATAACTCCTGGTCATCCAGAAGTTGATGTGAAAAGAGGAATAGAGAATACATCTGGGCCACTGGGTCAAGGTCATACTATGGGGGTTGGAGCTGCTATTGCAACCAAATTCTTAGAAGCTCGATTTGGAGATTGGATGAATTATAAAACGTATGGTTTTATTTCTGATGGTGGAGTTCAAGAAGAAATTTCACAAGGAGCAGGTAGAATTGCAGGACATTTAGGGTTGAGTAATTTTATTATGTTTTATGACTCTAATGATATTCAGTTGTCAAGTTCTACAGATGAAGTTACGAGTGAAGATACTGAAATGAAGTATAAAGCTTGGGGCTGGAATGTGTTGACTATAGATGGGCATAATCATGATGAAATTAGAGAAGCATTAACAAATGCTAACAATGAGACAGAAAGACCAACTTTAATTATTGGTAAAACCATAATGGGTAAGGGTTGTGTTGCTGCTGATGGAAGTATGTTTGAAGGCTATTGTGAATTGCACGGCCAACCGATAGGAAATACGGGAGCAGATTATGCAAAAACAATGGTAAATTTAGGAGCAAATACTGAAAGTCCATTTGATATTTTTGCCGATGTAGAGCAATTTTATAAAAACTTGATAGAACGAAAAACTGCTGAAGCAGCGAAAAAGAAATCAGAAATTGCGACATGGAAAAGTGAAAATGAAGCATTAGCTAAAAAATTAGATTTCTTTTTATCTGGAGAATTACCAGAATTAGATTTTGAATCCATTGAACAAAAAGCAGGATTGGCAACAAGAGCAGCTTCTTCTAATGTGTTAGCGTATTTAGCTGAAAATGTAGAAAATATGATTGTGTCTTCTGCAGATTTATCAAATAGTGATAAAACAGATGGTTTCTTAAAGAAAACACATGCATTACAAAAAGGAGATTTTAGTGGTTCGTTTCTACAGGCAGGTGTTGCGGAGTTAACAATGGCTTGTATTGCAAATGGTATTGCGTTGCATGGTGGAATTATTCCGGTAGTTGCAACATTCTTTGTGTTTTCAGATTATATGAAACCAGCTATTCGATTAAGTTGTATTCAAGAGTTACCTGTAAAATATGTTTGGACGCATGATGCTTTCCGTGTAGGAGAAGATGGACCTACACATCAGCCAGTTGAGCAAGAAGCTCAATTGCGATTGTTAGAAAAATTAAAAAATCATAGTGGTAATCCAAGTTTCTTAGCATTAAGACCTGCTGATTCAGCAGAAACAAGTGTGTCTTGGAAAATGGCTTTAGAGAATAAAAGCACGCCTTCAGGTTTAATACTTTCAAGACAAGGTATTAAAGATGTAGAAGCAATTGGTTCTTCAAGATATACTGAAGCTTTAGCGTCAGAAAAAGGAGGTTATTTAGTGAAAAAAGTTGAAAATCCAGATGTTGTTTTAATAGCAAACGGATCAGAAGTTGCCACTTTAGTTGCTGCAGCTGAAATTTTAGAGTCTAAAAATGGATTAAAAGTGAATATTGCTTCAATAATTTCAGAAGGATTGTTCAGATTACAATCTAAAGATTATCAAAATAGTGTAATTCCTAATGATAAGCCGTTGTTTGGTTTAACTGCAGGTTTACCAGTCAATCTTCAAGGATTAGTTGGTGCTAATGGCAGTGTCTTCGGGTTAGATCATTTTGGATATTCAGCACCGGCAAATGTGCTTGACGAAAAATTTGGATTTACAGGAGAGAAAGTAAGTAATGAAGTATTAGAATATTTAAAAACCTTATAA
- the fsa gene encoding fructose-6-phosphate aldolase gives MKFFIDTANLDQIKEAQDLGVLDGVTTNPSLMAKEGITGAENILQHYRDICEAVEGDVSAEVIATDYEGMVKQGEELAALNPQIVVKLPMIAAGVKACKYFSDKGIKTNVTLVFSVGQALLAAKAGATYVSPFLGRLDDISTDGLNLIKEIRLVYDNYGFKTQILAASIRNTMHVINCAKIGSDVMTGPLSSITGLLKHPLTDSGLAQFLADYAKGN, from the coding sequence ATGAAATTTTTTATAGACACAGCAAATCTTGACCAGATTAAAGAAGCTCAAGATTTAGGAGTATTAGATGGAGTTACTACAAACCCATCATTAATGGCAAAAGAAGGAATTACTGGAGCTGAAAATATTTTACAACATTACCGTGATATCTGTGAAGCAGTTGAGGGCGATGTATCTGCAGAGGTTATTGCAACAGATTATGAAGGAATGGTTAAACAAGGTGAAGAGTTAGCGGCCTTAAATCCTCAAATTGTTGTGAAATTACCAATGATTGCAGCGGGTGTTAAAGCGTGTAAATATTTTTCAGATAAAGGAATTAAAACGAATGTAACCTTGGTGTTCTCTGTTGGGCAAGCATTGTTAGCAGCCAAAGCAGGAGCTACTTATGTGTCTCCATTTTTAGGTCGTCTAGATGATATATCAACAGATGGATTAAATTTAATAAAAGAAATTAGGCTTGTTTATGATAACTATGGTTTCAAAACTCAAATATTAGCCGCATCTATTAGAAATACAATGCACGTAATTAACTGTGCAAAAATAGGTTCAGATGTAATGACTGGGCCTTTATCATCAATTACGGGATTATTGAAACACCCACTTACAGATAGTGGATTGGCTCAATTTTTAGCCGATTACGCGAAAGGTAATTAA
- a CDS encoding aldose epimerase family protein: protein MIRQNKFIGNLLIAISVCFLFQCKKDTKSSLNLKDDALKNHAMTISKSKYGTTPSGISVDCFTLKNKNGVEVEIINYGGIVKSIKVPNKKGTIENVVLGYDSLSQYINGDSFLGATIGRFGNRIANGKFTLDGKEYTLALNNAPNSLHGGDKGFDNVIWKATTKSDENSVSLVLNYLSVDMEEGFPGNLNTTVTFTLNSDNALDILYEANTDKKTIINLTNHSYFNLSGNFKNDILDHKLQIRADKIVPVNKNLIPTGELVSVENTPFDFRSFKIIGADIDADNQQIKFGFGYDHCWVLKNQNDDVRLIAEAYHEESGRVLEVFSDEPGVQFYTGNHLNGTHGKRTGFCLETQHYPDSPNQVNFPSVVLDVGETYSSRTAYKFSVK, encoded by the coding sequence ATGATACGTCAGAACAAATTTATTGGTAATTTATTAATTGCAATTTCCGTTTGTTTTTTATTTCAATGTAAAAAGGATACAAAAAGCAGTTTAAATTTAAAGGATGACGCTCTAAAAAATCATGCTATGACTATTAGTAAAAGTAAGTATGGAACAACTCCTAGTGGAATTTCTGTAGACTGTTTTACATTAAAGAATAAAAATGGTGTTGAGGTTGAAATTATAAATTATGGAGGAATTGTAAAATCCATAAAAGTTCCTAATAAAAAAGGTACAATAGAAAACGTTGTTTTAGGATACGATTCGTTATCTCAATATATAAATGGTGATTCTTTTTTAGGTGCCACTATTGGACGTTTTGGAAACCGCATTGCAAATGGTAAATTTACCTTAGATGGTAAAGAATATACCTTAGCTTTAAACAATGCTCCAAATAGTTTGCATGGTGGAGATAAAGGCTTTGATAATGTAATTTGGAAGGCAACTACAAAATCAGATGAAAATTCTGTTTCTTTAGTCTTAAACTATCTTAGTGTAGATATGGAAGAAGGGTTTCCAGGAAATTTAAATACAACAGTAACGTTTACCTTAAATTCTGACAATGCTTTAGATATTTTATATGAGGCGAATACAGATAAAAAGACAATAATCAACCTAACAAACCATTCTTATTTTAATTTATCTGGTAATTTTAAGAATGACATTTTAGACCATAAATTACAAATACGAGCAGATAAAATAGTACCCGTAAATAAAAACCTTATTCCAACTGGTGAGCTTGTTTCAGTTGAAAATACACCTTTTGACTTTAGATCATTTAAAATAATTGGTGCTGATATTGATGCCGATAATCAACAAATAAAGTTTGGTTTTGGGTATGATCATTGCTGGGTGTTGAAAAATCAAAATGACGATGTAAGGCTAATTGCAGAAGCATATCATGAAGAAAGCGGAAGAGTGCTTGAGGTTTTTTCCGACGAACCTGGAGTTCAATTTTATACAGGGAATCATCTTAATGGCACGCATGGTAAAAGAACAGGATTTTGTTTAGAAACACAACATTATCCGGATTCTCCAAATCAGGTGAATTTTCCGTCAGTTGTGCTGGATGTTGGTGAAACTTATAGCTCAAGAACAGCTTATAAATTTTCTGTTAAGTAG